The DNA region TGGGGGCTTCCTATGCAAACTCAGTGCAAGAGCTTGCAAATGCAGGCCAGTTGTATTATACTGGGAGGAAAAACCCTGTGTTTCTGTCTtcccaccaaaaaagaaaaattcaataaaaaaaggaTGAATGAAATCAATGATTTGACAAGTGTACCTAATTATCTTAAACAGAGTTTGTAGTACTGCAGCAGCTTCCATGGGAGTAACTTCAACTTGCAGCATTTCTATGGCCTTCTGCAGACGGCTACAAACAACTGTAACAGGGTCTTGGATTCTTTGAAGTTCTTGATCATCTGGATCTGGCTCATAGGTTTGCATTCTCGATATTCCCAGTGGATGCACCAAATTATCATCAGGATCAGGCTCTGCCAGAACTCCATTTGCCTGAGTCTCATCTGGATCGGGTTCTTTATAAGCCTTATTTAGACAGGCTTGGTCTCTGATGGTCTCATTTTCTGGGTAATCATCCAGATCTAGTCCCATGATGTTTCCATATTCCAAACCATTCTGCTTTTCTGCCGGGTCATCTGGATCAGGTTCTtcaatgtttttgtttgtttgaattcTGCTGTCCAGAATCTCCATCTCCTGAGATTCATCAGGATCAGGTTCTTCAATGTTTTTGCTTATTTGAATTCTGCTGTCCAGAATCTCCATCTCCTGAGATTCATCAAAATCAGGTTCTTCATGCAACTTTGAGGTTCTCAGCATCAAGTTGGTTTCTGGAGGAGGCAAGAGTTGTGTTGGCCCAGTGTTATTGAAATCTTGTTGAAATATTGTTTTACTTCCGGTAAATTCTGGATAAAATTCAGACTCCAAAGCTTCCCCACCCAGTGAATCATCAGGATCGGGCTCAAGCTTGTTATGATTGCCAGAATGATCATCAGGATCAGGCTCATAAGCAgtttttctctcagcttcattTGGACTCCAAATATCCAAGTTTTCTTCCTCTATGGAATATATAGAATCATCTTCCTCACGTGTATTGAACCCAGAATCATCAGGGTCAGGTTCTTCATATACTATAGACCCTCCCAAGCTGTTTTCAGAAGCATTTGCTAAACGACGATAAGCAGCAGCAACTGAAGATGCACGAGCATTTGCAAGCTGATCTGATGTATTTCCTCCAAGCTTCTGAGCAGAATTACTACTGTCTCCAACAAATGAATCCTCATAAGTTTCTGAATACTGTATTCCACTTAAGGTATGACTTCTTAATCTTGTCCAATCTAAACTAGCAGCTTCTTGGTTCAactatgaaaagaaaaaaagagagagaaaaacacatCAAATCAAGAAATGCCCACTCAGTAATGAGCTTAAAGTAAAATTTGCGCTTAAAACATGAACACACATGTATGAGTACATGTTCTTACCTGTTTATCCAGACCATAAAAGTTGGCATCATGTTCAGAGTGTACCATGTGAGCCTGATAGCAATAAAGAATAATTTGAGTTTTCTCAATATCGACCAGCTAGTTCAAAATCAACTCAACCAAGGGCTATTGCCTACAATCTCATTTTATGTTAAATAACCAAAGTAATTTAGTCATTCATTAAACAGTAACATTTTGTCTGTACGTATAGAGGTTCATAGAGACACTGAGACACACTACATGCACATGCACATACAAAAGCACAATCCTCTCACACTGAAAAGTTGTTTAACTTACAAGTTCATGCAAaagagttttcttgatgctctCATACTTCCTGAAACCCTTAAGGTCATCAGTTCTAAGACGCAGAGATATCTCCTCTCCAAAATTCTGCGAAAAAAAGAGTCAGCAAGacaaaagattaaagaaaataaaacactaaTGATATACTAATGTTTAGTATGGCCATTACCTTGTTAAAACCAAGAATGCATTTGGGACTTATGCCAACATAACCAATGGGTGCCATCTCAGTCATAATACCTACACACCAATGATGCTGTAAAGAACAACCAAAATACAACTCATCAATGATGACATAACAAAATGATGGGagcttgttaaaaaaaaaaaaaatttaagtgtgCCAACTTTATCAAATGAACCTTGTTCATAATAGCAACAATTCCAGGATCTGCAGCGAGCATGTGCATTATTCTCAACGCCTCAGAAGCTGGGGGATTCAACTGTAAACAAGTAACAACcaaataaatcaataatcagTTCAAGATATTGGCagcttgatttttttcttctagaagCACATATTCCAAGGAAAGACATAAACATTCACTTCAAAGCATgtacatttataaaataaaaaatgccgTTCAATCTGTATATCCTTTCATAGAAAAACATATATCCGGATCCAGACTTCACCTACAAACCTACCAACCCACAGTCTAATCTTAGTAAAAATTATTgtctacaaaaaagaaaatagtaacaTAGTATCATTTATTGGTTGATGATTGCAAATGAATCTtgataacatataaaaaattttagtaagGCACCCTTCCAAACAGTTTTCATTGTCAAGTTCATGAAGGACACTGTTCAACTCATAATTCAAACACGTGAATGATCTTTACAAAAGCTGCAACTAGACACATGTAAATTTCAacaattgtgtatttttttttattggtatagACTATACGTGCCCCAGCAgatctcctatatatatatatatatatatatatatatgcatgtgcACATGTGCACACACATGCATATAGACCAGAATATGTCATAGCCACGGTGTCTAACAATTGTGTCTCTGTCTAAGACTGATGTACAAGTCTATCTTTCCgtttttttcaaaacatattaCAAGTCCATATTGcacaattataaatatattagtatCAAGTAACTtattagataaaaaaagaaCTCATTAAATGAAAAAGAACAAGCGACTAAATCTCTGTGTCTTTCCTTTATATCCTCTCTCTTTTACATATAGTTCTTTATCTACACAGCACCCATTCTATCTAAGCTACAGATTATATGAGGTAAAAAGGAATTAGCAAAGTCAACACACCTCTACTCCTGGGATCTCAAGTGTGCGAAAATCATGAAAGATATAACGTCCTTGTGGAAGTTTCAGTGAAGCATGAGGTCTGTCTGATATTCGCTGCCTCAGtctcttttcctcttcttcaaaTCCAGCTATCCTCAAGTCTGCTTTTGCATTTTGTAGAACTTCATCAACCTCACTTTCAGACACTCCCATCATTCTGATAGACTTGCCCTGAATTATAAGAAACAGGCAATCAGTGGACGCGCAAAACTTGATGAATGATCTTTCAGCATAAAGaattaacaaaatcaaaaagaaaagaaaagaagagatgGCTGATTTTTTGCAAGCATGTGGAGAATTCTGTAAAATCCAGTCGTGGAAGTTCAACTTAAAGATTTTTAAACCCAATTTAACTCCTTTTGTGTCCATTGcatctttttaataaattaaacttGTCTACAATTTGAGAAGATATCTTAAGTACAATAAGCATACACTTGGTAAACTAAATGATAATTACGTTAGGAATTGTAATGCGTATTACTGAGAATAAAAGGTGATGTAATGGAATAACTATTCCTATTAATAcattgtgaaatagaaataaaaccacaaatttgcatttttggaaacataataattttgtaattattataattattcttCACATAGAGATAGTttgattttttggaaatataataatttctaaAGTGATATTAAGGAATGACTATTACATCCCTTTTGAGTGGAATAGCATCCCTTTCAGAGAGTAATATCATTCCTCAATTTAAGGAATAAATATTCCTAATGAATAACTATTCCATGTAATATTATAATTACTTTTCATATcgcaatagttttttttttttttttttgggaaatataataatttcaaaagtaaTATTAAGGAATGACTATTACATACCTTTAGAGAGGAATAACTTTAAGAGAGGAATATCATTCCTCAAtttaaggaataactattcctaAATAACTATTCCatgtaataaaaattcaaccaaaCTATTGAATAGCTATTCCAAAAGAATAAGCATTCCATTACAAGATTTATTACAGCATACCAAACATACCTAACTGTCTAAAGTCaccttttaatttttcacataaaCAATCTGAATTCACAATACATCCTATCAGTAAACACACTACATAAACAATTTCACCAAGAGAAATGAATCCCAGTGAATGTGTGCTCATGCTAGGTCTAGAGTTAGTAGAATTTGTGAATttaggttttaaaatttttcgaAAGAAGAATTCATGGTGCGGACACAAGATATGGGCCTCCTATTATATATACTAATGGGCATAGAAGCAAAAAGAAGATAACCCAACTTGTGGCCTTATAGATGAAGCCCGCTAATACTTGCACCTAgtcatttaataattagggtttcaTCATGCATTTTGTTCTCTATTTAAGCACAATTCTCAGTTTTGTAAGACAATTTTGATATTGATAATAAACATTTGTTTAGTTTTACAACTAGTGCCGACTCCAATCACACTTGTTGACTCCAAGCAACCCTACATGCTGACTCCTAGGTTTTATCCTAGCTTTcccgttgttttttttttttgtcacaatatttttggtTGTCCTGTGTCATTTAAATTTCAGGgaagtttagggtttagggaaGGGAAAAGATTTGAGTTATGGCTGCAAATGAGATAAGAAGCAACAGAAATCAAATTTGCCCACAATTTGTGAACAATGCACATGAACAATAAGCGTTAGCAGTGAGAATATTGAAGCATAGAGAAAGAGGAGAAATGCAGAAAAAGAGCAATAAGGCTGATGTGTCTCAATACTAAACAATAacactcaatatttttattaaacacTTGAGTAATATGACATAGTTATATAGGTTTTAgatcttaaaattttctaatagaACTAGAGCTCCTATTTGACTAAAACCTCCTAATTAGACCagtaaactaaaaaattgataattacaaaaatacccttaatcCACAAGATTGTAGACAAATACAGTTTTGACATTGTATACAAACTAACCATTACTTGTAAACcatagattaaaaaatattttaaccctATAAAATGCCCTTAAAATCAGATGAATTTTGCTTCAATTGGACTTCACATGTGGGccccataaaaataaatcttgaatAGATGAATTTGTGAAATCATAACAAATTGATCTTCCATGACTGCATCAAAAAGCCTTTCAATGCTAGAGATAACTCCtttagataatattataaaTCAATCATCCATTATTAGTTGTCTCTAATATTTAAAGCCCCAATTGCAGATTGGAAGAGATTGAAGATGACACTATTCCAACGGTAACACCGAAAACGGTGTCGACTAAGAACAGTACACGGGTGTCTCGGTTAGTCACAAACAGTGTTGTTTCTCTTAAGAAGAACGGTGtagtttagtgtgtgtgtgtgtgtgtgtatatatattaagtttGTTAGTGCTCATAGCTGTGCACGTGGGAGAGGTTGTCAACAGATCTTGTAACCGTTTCTAGATATTTTCTGATTCTTGTTTTTGGTATATAATGTACAATTCTTGCTCATTTGTAAttgtaacttatcaaaaaaaaaaaaaaaagtcttgctCATTTGTAAGTTAAGCCATTCAATTGTAGTTTATCTCTAATAAagaaaaactctctctctctctctctctctctctctctctctctctctctctctctcttcgctTCTCTGTTTCACTGTGTTTCTTCATGGTATTAGAGCTTCGATCCACAAcaatggcttccacaaattcgtcttcttcatcttctactTCGAATTCAATTCCTGTTATGGCTAGTACAGCCTTGCCTGCTAATGCCTCACTGTTTCTACTATCCAATATGtctttgatgataactttcaagcTTGACTATGACAATTACATTGTTTGGAAGCATCAGATTAAGGTAATTCTGGAAACTTATTCAATGATTGATGTTCTTGATGATTCTGTTATAGCACCATATTGTTATCTAAAAGATTCATCTGGTAATTTCACTATTGAGGTTAATCCTAGTTTCACTTCTTGGAAAAATCATGAACAAGCTATGTTTACTTTCATTAATTCAACCCTATCTCCTGCAATTCTTGCTCTCACAATTGGGCAAAAATCTGCTAAGGGAGTTTGGAAAGTGTTGGAAAAGAGATTTACATCAATTTCAAGATCTCATGTGATGAGTCTTCGTAATGAGTTGAGTGCAATCAAGAAAGGTACTGATACTATTGATGGTTATTTCCAAAAGATTAAGCAAGTACGTGATAAGCTAGCCGCTGTTTCAGTCTTTTTGGAAGATGAAGAGCTTCTTCATATGGCTCTTGATGGATTACCATCTGAGTATGACTCTTTCAGTTCTGCAATCAGGACTCATAGTGATGTTCTTTCTGTTGAGGAGTTAAATACTCTACTCAATGCTAAAGAGAGAGTAATCAAGAAGAGGTCTAGTGTTGTTGATCCTAATTCAATGGCTATGGCTATGAAATTTCAGCCTCAAGGCCAAGGCTTTTCCTGAGGAAAAGGAGGCAGAAATAGTAACCAAAGAGGAAGAGGTGGTCATGGATATAATTCCAATGGTGGATATAATCCCAATAGTGGATATAATGCTAATGGCGGTTACAATTCTGGTGGATATAATTCCAACTCAGGATCACAATACAACCAGTCCAAGTCACATGGAGGACAAGGTCAATCTCAGTCCAATAGGCCTACTTGCCAAATCTGTGGCAAGAATAGTCATCTAACAATTGATTGCTATCATAGGATGGATTTTGCATATCAGGGAAAGCATGCTCTTGCCAAGTTGGCTTCAATGGTGGCTAATTCTTCACAAGTGCAGAATTGTAATGGGTGGCTCACAGATACTAGATATTCAAACCATGTCATTCCTAACCTTTCTCAGTTGTCACTACATCAACAACCAGTTCAAAGACAGTTACTGTAGGCAATGGACAAGAGCTTCCTGTCACTCACAGTTCATGGTGAGCTTCAAACTTCAACTCATAACTTTAGGCTTAATTATATACTTAAGAGTTCCTGATCTTGCATTGAATAATGCATTCTGTTATTTTGATGCTCAAAAATTCTCAATTCAGGATTTACCTTTGGGGAGGATCCTCAACGAAAGGTTGAGTAAAGATGGGGTGTATCCCATTCCCTCATCTTCCACACTATCTTCATCTGCTGCTTTCAATTCTGTGTCCAATGTGTCTGTTTTTACTTCAATCAAACCTGATCAACTTCTGCTTTGGCATTACAGGCTTGGGCATCCAAGTTCTAAGCTTCTATTTTCTGCTCTTAAGCATGTAATGAAAACTGTTTCTTTGTCTCAAATTGATGACATTTGTTCAACCTGTGAATATTGTATAAGTGCTAAAATGCACTGATATCCTTTGAATAAAACTACTGTTGTGTCTAATTCTATTCTAGACATTGTTCATAGTGATGTTTGGGGTCCTGCCCCTCTCACTTCTGTTCTTAATTTCAATTACTATattatctttgttgatgattgtaCTAGATTTACATGGTTCTTCTTGCTGAAACATAAGAATGAAGTTTTCTCTATGTTTTAAACACTTTAAAGCTCTTGTTGAGAACCAATATTctaccaaaatcaaaattcttaGAACTGATAATGGTTTTGAATACACTAATACTGCTTTTCAAGCTTTTTGCTCCTCTAATGGCATTCTACATCAAACCTCTTATTCACATACACCTCAGTAGAATGGTGTTTTTGAAAGGAAACACAAATACATTGTTGAAACTGGTCTTTCTCTTCTCTATAAGTCACACTTGCCTTATTTTCAACTGCTGGTTATCTCATTAACAGATTACCATCTTCTGTGTTGAACTTCAAATCTCCTTGGGAATCCCTTTACTCTAGACCACCCCCTCGTCAAGCCCTTAAAGCCTTTGGCTATACTTGCTATCCATAGCTTAGGCCTTACACTAAGAACAAATTATAGCCTAAGTCTCAACAGTGCATTTTCCTTGGATATCCTCTTTTGTCAAAGGGATATATCTGTCTTGATCCTTTCTCTAACAAAATCTACATTGCTTGTTATGCCTTATTCAATGAGTCCCTTTTTCCTTATGCTTAATCTTCTACTTCTACTGGTCCTCATACACCCTATACTTCTAATTTCTCCCATTGGTTTCCACAGTCTTCTCCTATTGTCTCTGAGGTGACTAATATTCCTTCTGCTACAGATGATTCTTCCTCTCCTTCCCTTCCTTTAGATTTTACATCTTCTCTTTTACCATCTATGCTTACTTCCTCTTTGCCTATCCTTGCTATTCCACCTCCCTCTAATGTTCCTTCTTCTATTCCTACTTCTCTTTCTGAGTTTGTTCCTTCCACGTCCATTGTTCCAGCTTCCACTTCTACTCCCAGTCCTTCTGTTCCTTCTGATTTCACACTCACCGTCACTCACAACAATCATCCCATGGTTACAAGATCAAAACATGGTATATATAAGCCTAAAGTTTTGCAGGTTCATCATGATTATACTATGATAGAACCTCCATCCTTTGCTATTGTTGTTAAGCACCCTCAGTGGGTGACTGCCATGGATTCTGAGTTTCAGTCTCTTCAGAAACAAAAGACATGGTCTTTGGTACCTCTTCCACCTAATAAGAATGTTATTACTTATAACTGGGTATACAAATTGAAGCAAAACAGTGATAACACTATAGCTAGATGCAAGGCTAGACCAGTAGCTAGAGGTTATCTTCAATAGTTTGGCCTTGACTATGAAGAAACCTTTAGTCCAGTTGTTAAACCTGCCACTATGAGATTGCTTTTGGCCTTGGCAGTGAACCATGATTGGGAATTGAGCGAACTTGATGTAAGTAATGCATTTTTACATGGCATTTTGAAGGAAGAGGTTTATATGGTGCAACCTCAGGGTTATGTTG from Castanea sativa cultivar Marrone di Chiusa Pesio chromosome 6, ASM4071231v1 includes:
- the LOC142640340 gene encoding uncharacterized protein LOC142640340 gives rise to the protein MQNPKSTQHISVVWRGKTFTIEMNSDATIKELGLELLKLTNVKADTMRLIVPQSSNKSSKLLSPFSDEQAFLSLQDTSIRKGKSIRMMGVSESEVDEVLQNAKADLRIAGFEEEEKRLRQRISDRPHASLKLPQGRYIFHDFRTLEIPGVELNPPASEALRIMHMLAADPGIVAIMNKHHWCVGIMTEMAPIGYVGISPKCILGFNKNFGEEISLRLRTDDLKGFRKYESIKKTLLHELAHMVHSEHDANFYGLDKQLNQEAASLDWTRLRSHTLSGIQYSETYEDSFVGDSSNSAQKLGGNTSDQLANARASSVAAAYRRLANASENSLGGSIVYEEPDPDDSGFNTREEDDSIYSIEEENLDIWSPNEAERKTAYEPDPDDHSGNHNKLEPDPDDSLGGEALESEFYPEFTGSKTIFQQDFNNTGPTQLLPPPETNLMLRTSKLHEEPDFDESQEMEILDSRIQISKNIEEPDPDESQEMEILDSRIQTNKNIEEPDPDDPAEKQNGLEYGNIMGLDLDDYPENETIRDQACLNKAYKEPDPDETQANGVLAEPDPDDNLVHPLGISRMQTYEPDPDDQELQRIQDPVTVVCSRLQKAIEMLQVEVTPMEAAAVLQTLFKIIRNVIEHPNEMKYRRLRKANPIIGRNIANYKAAMEILTLIGFNEDVVSDEIGKAETYIVLKRNDPGLLWLAKSSLEACIAY